A window of Methylomonas sp. 11b genomic DNA:
GGAGCATCGGCGCGCTAGACAAATGCAAGCTGTTTAAAAACTTCGCGAGTGCAGTAGCCTTTAACCTAAAAAGAGCAGTTGGGGCGTGTTGTAGGCCGTTCGTGCTGAGCCAAGTCGAAGCATGGATGGCCTACAACACACTTACCCGCCGGGTGATTGAAAAATCCCGCTCGCCCTTCGACAAAGCTCAGGACGAACGGGATTTTTCGAGGCTCAACTGCTCTTTTTAGGTTTAAACAGTTTTAAGATAAAACCTCACGGCTCCGGGCAGTTGCGATGCCAATTAGTTAAGTTGTCTGCCGGCACTCGCTGCCGGAATGGCGAGTGTTTCTTAACTAGGCGGTATTGGGACCAATCCCTGGAGTTCTTTTGCGATATTGGCTTTAATCAACAGCGCTCAATTAGCTATGACAAGCAAGCAAACTCTCAGCGACTGGCGCGCCAGTGCGTTGCGGATGGAACAACAAATCAACCATGTCGTCGTCGGTCAACAAGCGGCGGTACGCAACCTTTTGATAGCGGTATTCGCCCGCGGCCATGTGTTATTGGAAGGCCAGGTTGGGGTCGGAAAAACCACCCTATTAAGAGCTATCGCTCAAGGCTTGGGTGGTCAATACCAACGCATCGAAGGCACTATCGACCTGATGCCCGCCGATCTGATTTATTACACCTACCTAAACAGCGAGGGTAGGCCCTGCGTCGATCCCGGCCCTTTGTTAAAGCAGGGCGAGCAGCTATCGGTATTTTTCTTTAACGAAATCAATCGCGCCCGCCCGCAAGTACATTCGCTGTTATTGCGGGTGATGGCCGAGCGCAGCATCGGCGCATTCAACCGCGAATACCGGATGCCGCATATCCAAGTGTTCGCCGACCGCAACCGGGTGGAAAAGGAAGAAACCTTCGAACTGCCGGCCGCCGCCCGCGACCGGTTTTTCATGGAAATCAATATCGACACTCCCAGCGACGATGCAGTGCTGGACGATTTGATGTTCAACCCGCGTTACCACGATGTCGATACCCTGATCGACGAAATGGCCGCCAGTCAGATTCCGTATTATCAGCTCAACGATTGGGCCGCCGCAATTCAGCAAAGCATCCAGCCCACACCGGCTTTGCGCCAGTATGCGCTGGACCTATGGAAAGCCACCGCTGATCCGCGCGCCTTCGGCATCAAGTTAAGCGATGTGGAAATGGATCAACTACTACAGGCCGGCGCCAGTCCACGCGGTATCAGCTATTTGATCCGCGCTGCCAAAGTTAGGGCTTGGCTGGAGGATCGCGACAGCCTGCTGCCGGAAGATTTACAGGCTGTCTATGCGGTGACCATGTCGCACCGGATATTTCTAAATCCGATGTACGCCTATCGCAAAGACGAGCTGATTCCCACCTTGATAGACAGCATCCTCAACCAAATCGCCGCACCGTAATACCCTATGAATATTAAAGCGACTCTGCACGCCACGCTGCCGCATGCCGGCCTTGGCCACTTATTGGAAACCTATTTGACCTGGTCCGGCGTCGGCTTTATCTGCTCGTTTATCGCTAGCAGTCTGGATAAACATTCGGACGTGCCGTATGCCGCGTATTACACCAGCGCGCTGAACGACGCGGTGGGTTTTAAGTTCTGGATTTTATTAGCGGTGGTTGGCACCTTGCTGTTTTGTCTCAGTCTACCGGTGTTATATCTATCGCTGCATTTTCCGGCCTTGACCGAGTTTAGCCGGCGCTTGCGGCGGTTTACCTATACCTTTTTTCTGGTGGCCTTCGACGAGGGCGGTTTGATGATCGGCATTTTGACGGCCAATTTTATCGATACCAGTGATCGCATATCGCTGTTGGCGAACAAATCGTTTCTGTTCAGCGATGTCGGTTTTTTCACAATCCTGGCTTTATGCCTGTTGAACTCCCAGCTGTGGCTATTCGGCGAAGCCATCCATAGCCGCAATGCGCAAACTTATTCGGGCGTGGTAGCTTTACTGATGAAGGTGCCGCTGAAGTTTTCCATTCCGGGATACCTCATCGTGACGGCGGTGCTGGCCAATTTGGTCGTCAGCCAATAACAAAAGCACGCTAAGCCGATGTCTGCCAACACCCAACCCTTTCAATACCGCCTGCCGCGCCCGGTAGTCGGGGTGTTCCCCGGCGCGCATCCCGGACAAATGGTCGGCAACGGCCAATTGTTCAAGCGCCATGACACCTTGATCGCCCGTCCGGATCCCAGACGCATCGATTTGCGGGCCAGTCTGCTTGACCCGTTCGGCCAATATCAAGTGCGGGTGCAGCAGCAAAATAGCGCGGTCGATGTGTTTTTGCTCGCCGATTTTTCGGCGTCCATGGGTTTCTCGGGCGGCAACGACAAGCGCTGTGTACTAGCAGATATGCTGCTATCCATTGCCGCTTCGGCCTTGGAGTACGGTGATAATTTCGGCTTTATCGCTTGTAATCAGCAAGTTTTAACCGACTGCTATTTGCCGGCAGGTAAACATATGGGGCGGATTCAATCTCTGGCCGAACGTCTGCAAAAGCTGGTATTCCAGCCGGGATCGGAGGGTTTGCTGCAAGCCCAACGCTATCTACCCAATCACCGAGCCTTGGTATTTTTGGTGTCGGATTTTCATTTTCCGTTGCCGCAGTTGCAGGCCATTTTGCAATGCCTGAGTCGTCACGATGTGATTCCGCTGGTGTTATGGGACCAATCCGAATATAGCGGGTTGCCGGATTGGGGCCTATTCCAGCTACAGGATCTGGAAACCGGTAAACGCCGTACCTTGTGGTTTCGGCCGAGTTTGAAGCGCAAGATAGAACAGGCTTTTGCGCAGCGTCGCAGCCAATTGCAACACCATTTTCGGGCGTTTGGCTGCGAGCCATTATTTATCGAAAACGGCTACCGTTCCGAACAGCTAGCACAATATTTTTTAAGGCGGGTAGGGTGATGCAGGCGCTGCAGCGGATTCGCCTCTATGTGGCATCGGCAATGGTAGCGATACTGTTGTCAGCCTGTTCCGGCACGTCCAACCAGGCGTTACGGGATTTTCAACTGCAAACGCCGCGCCCGTTCGGCTATGTAATCGGCGATACCATACGCCACCGGATCTTGATCGAAACCCGCTCAGGTATGGCCCTCGAACGCAGCAGTTTGCCTGCGCAAGGCCGACTGAATCGTTGGTTACAACTTAACGAGATCAATGTCACCGAGCAAGACAGCGGCGGCGGCAAGTACTACCAAATCGATTTGCTGTATCAGCAATTTTATGCGCCGCTGGAAGTGAAGGAGCTGAGCATACCCGGCTTTAGCTTACGCTTTCAGCAACACGGGCAAACCCTGGAGCAGCCGGTAGCGGCCTGGCGCTTTACCGTTGCGCCATTGCGGGAACTGGTGGTCAGGCAGGATCAGCACGGTGAATATATGCGCCCGGACCAAGCACCACCGCTGTTGGACGACCAAGCAATTGTTAAACGCTTATTAATGGCTTTGACCGTGGCTGTGGGTATCGCTTTACGCTTAGCCTGGCTCTACGGATATTTGCCGGGACTACCTAAACGCAGCGTATTCAAGCGTGCGCAGCGTAAGTTGCGAAACCTTGGCCTGCAACAATTGCCGCAAGCGCTCAGCGCGGTACATGCGGCGTTTAACGGTTTGCACGGCAAGCCGGTGTTCTTGCATAAACTGGCCGATTTTTATCATAGCCATCCGGAATATCGCAGCATTGCCGATGAATTGGCCTGGTTTTTCGACTATTCCAACCGTTACTTCTTCGGCGATGCTTCCTCCACGCCACAAGAAAGCGATCTGCAAAGAATCAAAACCCTATGCCTGCACTGCCGGGAAATCGAGCGAGGCAGCCGATGAATTTAGGCTTGGAGTATCCGTGGGCCTTACTGGGTCTATTGCTCTGTTTGTTGCCGATGTTCAGGGTGGGCGCGGTCGCCAATGCCTATCCCTGGCTGGCTATTCTGCCGCCCGATCCGTTGTCGTTAGCCATCAGCGGTTTGATCCGCTTGCTGGGTGTGCTGGCGATAGGCGGATTGACGCTGGGCTTGGCCGGGGCTTATCTGCAAGAACAGCAGGTGGAGCGCATCGGCCACGGCGCGCATATCGTCATGCTGTTGGATCGCAGTAACAGCATGGACAACACCTTTGCCGGCAAGGCGCCGGAAACCCAGGGCGAGGAATCCAAAGCCAGCGCCGCTCGGCGTTTATTGAATGAGTTTGTGGATCGCCGCGAGCACGATTTGATCGGCATCGCCGAATACAGTACGTCGCCGCTATTCGTGCTGCCGCTGACCGAAAATAAAGCCGCCATTCATGCCGCGATAGATGCCACCGCTCTGCCGGCCTTGGCTTATACCAACGTCAGCAAGGGCTTGAGCATGGCCTTGGAATTCTTCGATAGCCGCCCGGTGACCGGTTCGCGAATCGTGTTGTTGGTCTCGGACGGTGCTGCGGTGATCGATCCGGACAGCGAAGCGGCCTTGCGCGAGTTGTTCAAACAACGTCAAGTCAGTTTGTACTGGGTATTCCTGCGTACCGCCAACAGCCACGGCTTGTTCGAAATACCCGACGACCCGCGCGACGACAATGCTCAGGCCATGCCGGAACGTTATCTGCATCTGTTTTTTAATAGCCTGCATATCCCGTATCAGGCCTACGAAGCCGAAACGCCCGGTGCCATGCAACAGGCGGTAGCCGACATCAACCGCCTGGAAAATCGGCCCTTGCATTACTTCGAACGAATACCCAAGCAGGATTTATCCACACGTTGTTATGCCTGGGCCGCGGCCATGTTGCTGTTATTGCTGGGCGTGAAACTGTGCGAGGCCAGACTGTGATTCGTAAACTAAAACATTGGGCGCTGTGGGCCGCACTGGCGATAGCTATATTGGTGACGCTGACCCAATTACTGCAACTATATGGGCTGGCCGGGCAAAATCGGTTGATCGGCCAATTGCTGGCTGACAAGGATGTCGGCGCCGAAGAATTGGCAACCGCGGCCCCGGAAGTACGGTTGGCCAGGGCAGGGTATCTCAGCCAACACCAACGCTACGACGAAGCCTTGGCGACGCTGAACCTGTTGTTGCAGCAATCCGGCCCAAATTTGCAAATGCAAACTCGTTACAACCTGGGCAATCTCTATCTACGCCAAGCCATGGATAAAGCCCAGAGTGGTAATATCAACGACGCGATGCCTTTGCTGGGTCTGGCTAAACAAGCCTACCGGGAAGCCTTGACACTGGACAGCGAATTTTGGGATGCCAAATACAATCTGGAAGTAGCGATGCGGCTGCTGCCGGAAATGGACAGAATTAGCAGCGGCGATGATAAGGACGATCTTAGCCAAAAGACCCAGCTGTGGACCACTTTGCCGGGCTTTCCGCGTGGCTTGCCTTAATACCTGCAGGGTCGAATTCGTATGACCATTGCCCAAAATCTCAGGGATTTCCGGTTCTGGCTACTCGCTGCGGCTTTGCTGTGCTTGTCGGTGGTGTTCTTTCATCCGCAAACCAGGGCGCAAGTGTCGCTGTATCGGTTGGTGTTCATCGTCGATATCACCCGCAGCATGAACACCGAGGATTACCAGCTGGATAAACAGCCGCTTGGTCGCTTGCAGTACGTCAAGTATGCCCTGCGTCAGGAATTGCTGAAACTGCCTTGCGGCTCGCAAGTCGGCTTGGGGGTGTTTACCGAGCGCCGTTCGACTTTACTGTTCGAACCGATCGAAGTCTGCTCGGGGTTTGCCGAGATCGATGCTGCAATTGCGGCGCTGGATTGGCGCATGGCCTGGGCTGCCGACAGCCGCATCGCCAGCGGCTTACTAAACACCTTGGAGATGCTGAAAGACAAAGATCGGACCTTGGTATTTTTCAGCGACGGCCAGGAAGCGCCACCGCCCAATCCACGCTATAAGCCCGATCTATCGGCCGTCAAGGATCAAGTAAAAGGCGTAATCGTCGGTGTCGGCGGAGACCAACTCTCACCCATCCCCAAGTTTGATGCTAAAGGCCAGCGCCAAGGTTTTTATAAACCCGACGATGTGCCGCACCGTTCTTCCTTTGGCGAATCGGATTTGAATCCGGAGAAGATACAGGGTTACAACGCCCGTAACGCCCCATTCGGTAGCGAGGCAGCGACCGGCGACGAACACATGAGCCGGTTGCACGAAAGCTATCTGCGTCAGCTCGCCGCTGAGAGCGGTTTGCAGTATTGGCGCTTGACCGATGTCGGCAGCTTGGATCAGGCACTGCAACAAGCCGAGTTTGCCAAGCCTAGCCAGCGACAAGTCGATATCGGTTGGCGGTACGCCGGCTTGGCTCTACTGCTGTTGGCAGCGATGTATGTCAAATAAATTAGTCGTCAAATACAGCACACGTCGAAAGGAGAGAAGGGTTCAGAGAAAAGAAGGCAGGTCTTTCAATTAAACATACCTGAAAGCCTTTGCTATATTTCAAGACCTGACCCCCCTTGTTCGGCATTTATTCATTCTGCCTCAATTATCCTGCGTAATAAAATCTACTGTATGCGCTTACCTTATGGGTTTGGTTGTTCCATTATTTTTTTTGAGTGCTTGTTGCAATGTATCGAGATGGGTTTGCACTGTTTCCCAGACCATCACAGAATCAACGCCCAAATACTCATGTGCTAAAACATTGCGCATACCGGCAATTTCTCACCAAGGCATATTAGGTTGTTCCGCCAACAAGGTTTCAATACCCGGAAAATATGGGGTCAGGTCTCGAATTAAGAATCACTGTCGTGCCTGACGATCACACTTACTGTAATGGGATGCAGATTAAAATGCGCTCCAATTTCTCGCTGACTATAAACTCCAGTGGCATACGCTGTTTTTATGGCTGTATTCCTATCAATTGCTTGCCGCTCGATTTCGAATAACGACTTGGCTATTCCCCGCTTTTGTTTTTTTGGAATATCCCAAGCCTGTTTGTCGAATTCAAAGTCCTGTTGAACCTTTGCTACAAATTCCTCATCACCCAGATAAATCTGATTCTTTAAATTATGCCAAATTTCAATAGTCTGCTGCATGCCATCCTGCAAAAACACGCGATAACGCTGTTCTGCTGCGGCTCGATTCTCGCCGAATTGGGACAATATCCAGTCCGTTGTCAGCCAGTCAGCTATTTCTACTTGACCGGTCATCGCAAGGTAACTGCTCCACGGCCAGTCTTCAAGTTTTCGCCCCATGCCCGCTCTGGCAGGATTAAGCACAACGTAGCGAGCCAATTCCAGAAGGTTGCTTTCTTTGTCCACCAGAATGGCTTTATAACGACCTTGGAATAAATGCCCCGTCCGCCCGTGGCGGCGATTGCTGGTTTGAGTGTACACGCCGTTCAATTGCCGCATCCCTTTGGAGAGATTGCCCTCAAGGGTTTCTACTATCAAATGGTAATGGTTTGTCATCAGACAATATCCTCAACTACGAACCCGAGCTTACCTCGAGTTTCCATACTTAGTCGCGACGCATGGGCTAAAGGAATATTATCAGGAGTGCATTGCACTCTTGGAAAAAACCAAAACCCGATTAATGTTTCCCGTGGATTACTTTATTTGGAACGCTACGTGTGCAATCTTGCTGCAAAACGAAGGAAACATCTCTGAAGCTCGGCAGTATGCAAAGGTAGCGCTTGAAGCAGCAGCGCAGGAAAAATCAGGATTTCGCTACCATCCCACGGTAGGATTAGTCGGAGATAAGTATGAACAAACAAAAAAGAGCCTGGTTGGGCTTACAAACGCATAACACTTCGCTCCACCCGACCAAAAACCGCTACGCGGTTTTCGTCGGGTGAGCTGGGCGTTAGGCCTCAGAACCCACCCATGAGTCTCCTCCAGCGACTCCTTCCAAAGCGCCTTCTTCCCGGCATTCTCAGTGAGGCTGACGGTTTCGTTGACCTTGACCTCCCTCTCAATCGAATCTCAGGCACGGACGCGATGCCTGTCTATGAATGTCATGGCCGCATCAGAAGACAACAGGGTCGGGTCTCGAATTAAGAACTCCCAGTTTTGAGCTACAGTTAACGCCATGACCAGGCCTCTTAGACTTGAATTTCCAAACGCGCTCTACCACATCACTTCCCGCGTTGATCGGCGAGAAGATATCTACTAAGACGCAGAAGACAGGCTTATTTTTCTGAGCCTGCTGGGCAAGGTTGTTTCTGATTTCAATTGGCTTTGTCACGGCTACTCTACTTCCCTAGCGAGAGCAGATTGATACGCTTGGATTGCTTGATTCAATTGGTCTAGCGATAAATGCGCTCTGGCCTTATCAAGCCAAGCTTGTGCGTAGTCGAAGTGCACACCAAGGGCAAAGTACTGTTCGAGCAGTTGTAAAGTTATTTCTGGTTGGGAGTCGGCAAGTATGCTGGCTTGAATGCGCAAGTATTGACTTTTATCACGTGCACGCTTTAGCTTGGCCGTGAAAGCGGCTTCGATATCTCCATCCCATTTTTTGTTTCGATACCAGTCGTGACGGCTCATTTTAGTAACGTATAACGCTTAGCTCAGGCGCGTAGCGTTAGCGGAGTCGCCTGGAGCGTTGGGTTATACATTTATTTAGAGGATTTGAAATTATGAGCGAACGATGGGTTGTGCATATTATCGGGCCTGACGATGTAATAGATCAGCCAAACGAATTAACAGCATTACGCGAAGCAAACGGCATAAATAAGGCATTGCTGACGCTTGAGCGAACAGAAAATACTCCGTTTGTAATGGCGGTTGTAAAAGAAGCCAAAACAGAAGATGTATAACGTAGAGCTAACCGGCGCTGCGCGGCTTTATCGCGCAGCGTCCAGCGACCGAAGGGAGCGAGGTTGAGCGCCAGGTTAGCCATGGCTGAACCGAGCAACGAGTTTTGCGCATGCTTCAGGGGCAAAGGACTCTGCCCACTTCTGTGTCTTTTCAAGTTCCGGCTCCAAACAAGCTAGCGCATCTGGCGCCCACAAATGACGCTGAGCTTCCAATGGTAGGTGATCGGTCTCTGACTCGATAACAACAAAGGCGTTGAAGTCCTTGTCGTGATCCCCGATGCCGCCGACTTGAGATTTGAGGCGAAGCACTTGAACTGCGCCCTCAACAAACGGAAGCTCTCCCGACAGCATTGAGCGCACGGTGGCCACAAGTAATTTCCTTGCTTCGGCTTCAGCCTCATTAAGGGGTGGACGGTCATTCATAATGGCTAACGTTCGACGTAAGGGACAGCCACAAGTGGGCGAAGCCCGCTTGTGGCTGTCCCCTTGACGGAGGGGTTAGGCGTCGCCCTTTTGCCAGAGGACATGCATGTCGCCGTCAACGAAACCGATGCCAACGCCAAGAGAGCTTCGGAGTACTTTCGATCTGGCGCCGTTTGCAATGTACTCAGCGATCATAGTTTTGCTCGTTGTGACCCACTCTTGCCACTCGGAACCTGCAACCGAGAAGGGAATCTCGAAGATTTCTTCTCCAGTTGTGAAGGTCTCGGTGCCCGGCCAGTAGTCTCGCTCAGGTACTTCTCCGGCATGGAAAGATGCCGTGCCCATTAGTTGCACGTGAACTGACGTTTCACCCTCGTAGAGATTAAAGTGGAACGCGACGGTCGCTTCCGGCATAGGTTGCGACAGGGATCGATCAGCCCACTCGAAGAATTGCTGGCTAACTGTGGCGATAGTGGTGCTCATTCGACGCCTAACGTCTGAATTAACCGGCTGGCGTAGCCAGTCCGGGTTGAATGATGGGTTGGGCGGCAACGCGCTGAGTAATGCTCGCGATGGCCTGTTCCGCTGACAACTTAACATCACGCTTTCGAGACTTTAAACCACGCTCAATCGCTGGAATTGCGCGCGCACTGCCAATACGATTGAGTGTTGAATGGCAGTAGACCATATCATGGGCATCCTCGGTTCGTTGGAGCAGTTCCAAAAGCTTCTCTTCTGCCTGCTGCGAGGATGTGTTTTTCAATGCGCTAATGGCCGAATAGCGGACAAGCCAACGGTCATCGGTCAACAGTTCGAATATGGGGGAAAGATCGACTTCATTTCCAATCGGTATCTCAGCGAGTAGATCTAGCAAAGTCGACAATGCGTATTTATCGCGCTCTGAACGAATGATCCTAATTAATATCTCGGCACAATCGCTATTTGTTTTGTTTTTCCCGATGTTTCCGATGATGAAGTAGGCGGCTTTTCGTTGATCTTTGGTCGTTTTTCCAGCCAAGAAATCTTGCAGTTCGTCTACTAATTCTAGTGTTTAATTGCATAAATTTACGATAGTATTGCGTAGCTGTGAGCCTTTGACCTCGCGTTTGCGCCAGACAAAGGGGCTAGCATTATTATTGTAGGCAGCAACGAAATCTTTGATGGCTTGTTTCAATTGCTCGACGCTATTGAAGCTTGCACCTCGTAATGTCTTTCGTGACAAAATTCCAAACCAAATTTCCACTTGATTCAGCCAACTGGCAGAGGTTGGCGTGAAGTGAAAATTGACATTGGGATGCGTCGCAAGCCACTCTTCATTTTTCTTATGCGTACAATAGTTATCAAGAATGACATGTATCTCTCGATCAACAGGGACATCCGCTACCACCTCATCAAGGAATTCTTGAAAGTCTGGCCGTTTCTTGGTGACTGTGGTTTTGGATTGGATAACGCCAGTTGCGACATTTAATGCAGCAAAAAGATTGAGAGTGCCATGTCGCTTATAAGTGCTTTTCAAGCCGCGAACGATCTGGCCGCTGCTGGTATAAACATAACCGCTGGGTCTTTCTATAGCTTGAATAGAAGGTTTTTCGTCGATAGAAATAACCAAAGCGTTTTGCGGCGGATTAAGATATAAGCCAATAATATCAGCCGATTTCAGGGCAAACTCAGGGTCAGTACTGACACACCAGGAGCGATGACGCTGGAGTTGGATGCCTTCTTTGCGCAATATGCGCCAGACGGTATCATCAGACACGCCGAGTATTTGCGCCAGAGATGCTCCATCCCATGTTGCTTGACCCGC
This region includes:
- a CDS encoding AAA family ATPase; this encodes MTSKQTLSDWRASALRMEQQINHVVVGQQAAVRNLLIAVFARGHVLLEGQVGVGKTTLLRAIAQGLGGQYQRIEGTIDLMPADLIYYTYLNSEGRPCVDPGPLLKQGEQLSVFFFNEINRARPQVHSLLLRVMAERSIGAFNREYRMPHIQVFADRNRVEKEETFELPAAARDRFFMEINIDTPSDDAVLDDLMFNPRYHDVDTLIDEMAASQIPYYQLNDWAAAIQQSIQPTPALRQYALDLWKATADPRAFGIKLSDVEMDQLLQAGASPRGISYLIRAAKVRAWLEDRDSLLPEDLQAVYAVTMSHRIFLNPMYAYRKDELIPTLIDSILNQIAAP
- a CDS encoding DUF58 domain-containing protein, whose amino-acid sequence is MSANTQPFQYRLPRPVVGVFPGAHPGQMVGNGQLFKRHDTLIARPDPRRIDLRASLLDPFGQYQVRVQQQNSAVDVFLLADFSASMGFSGGNDKRCVLADMLLSIAASALEYGDNFGFIACNQQVLTDCYLPAGKHMGRIQSLAERLQKLVFQPGSEGLLQAQRYLPNHRALVFLVSDFHFPLPQLQAILQCLSRHDVIPLVLWDQSEYSGLPDWGLFQLQDLETGKRRTLWFRPSLKRKIEQAFAQRRSQLQHHFRAFGCEPLFIENGYRSEQLAQYFLRRVG
- a CDS encoding vWA domain-containing protein: MNLGLEYPWALLGLLLCLLPMFRVGAVANAYPWLAILPPDPLSLAISGLIRLLGVLAIGGLTLGLAGAYLQEQQVERIGHGAHIVMLLDRSNSMDNTFAGKAPETQGEESKASAARRLLNEFVDRREHDLIGIAEYSTSPLFVLPLTENKAAIHAAIDATALPALAYTNVSKGLSMALEFFDSRPVTGSRIVLLVSDGAAVIDPDSEAALRELFKQRQVSLYWVFLRTANSHGLFEIPDDPRDDNAQAMPERYLHLFFNSLHIPYQAYEAETPGAMQQAVADINRLENRPLHYFERIPKQDLSTRCYAWAAAMLLLLLGVKLCEARL
- a CDS encoding MxaK protein produces the protein MIRKLKHWALWAALAIAILVTLTQLLQLYGLAGQNRLIGQLLADKDVGAEELATAAPEVRLARAGYLSQHQRYDEALATLNLLLQQSGPNLQMQTRYNLGNLYLRQAMDKAQSGNINDAMPLLGLAKQAYREALTLDSEFWDAKYNLEVAMRLLPEMDRISSGDDKDDLSQKTQLWTTLPGFPRGLP
- a CDS encoding vWA domain-containing protein, whose translation is MTIAQNLRDFRFWLLAAALLCLSVVFFHPQTRAQVSLYRLVFIVDITRSMNTEDYQLDKQPLGRLQYVKYALRQELLKLPCGSQVGLGVFTERRSTLLFEPIEVCSGFAEIDAAIAALDWRMAWAADSRIASGLLNTLEMLKDKDRTLVFFSDGQEAPPPNPRYKPDLSAVKDQVKGVIVGVGGDQLSPIPKFDAKGQRQGFYKPDDVPHRSSFGESDLNPEKIQGYNARNAPFGSEAATGDEHMSRLHESYLRQLAAESGLQYWRLTDVGSLDQALQQAEFAKPSQRQVDIGWRYAGLALLLLAAMYVK
- a CDS encoding HepT-like ribonuclease domain-containing protein gives rise to the protein MRNVLAHEYLGVDSVMVWETVQTHLDTLQQALKKNNGTTKPIR
- a CDS encoding transposase, translating into MTNHYHLIVETLEGNLSKGMRQLNGVYTQTSNRRHGRTGHLFQGRYKAILVDKESNLLELARYVVLNPARAGMGRKLEDWPWSSYLAMTGQVEIADWLTTDWILSQFGENRAAAEQRYRVFLQDGMQQTIEIWHNLKNQIYLGDEEFVAKVQQDFEFDKQAWDIPKKQKRGIAKSLFEIERQAIDRNTAIKTAYATGVYSQREIGAHFNLHPITVSVIVRHDSDS
- a CDS encoding DUF2489 domain-containing protein, coding for MNDRPPLNEAEAEARKLLVATVRSMLSGELPFVEGAVQVLRLKSQVGGIGDHDKDFNAFVVIESETDHLPLEAQRHLWAPDALACLEPELEKTQKWAESFAPEACAKLVARFSHG
- a CDS encoding HEAT repeat domain-containing protein, with product MAGKTTKDQRKAAYFIIGNIGKNKTNSDCAEILIRIIRSERDKYALSTLLDLLAEIPIGNEVDLSPIFELLTDDRWLVRYSAISALKNTSSQQAEEKLLELLQRTEDAHDMVYCHSTLNRIGSARAIPAIERGLKSRKRDVKLSAEQAIASITQRVAAQPIIQPGLATPAG
- a CDS encoding IS630 family transposase, which produces MARVAVSISCSDQDRKELERLIKSRTDEIRMVERAKIVMGCLEGKRNDEVAAELDIRPGTVAIWRKRFAVNGIKGLRDMPRTGKPPRQPATELRNQLLMRLEQPPPAGQATWDGASLAQILGVSDDTVWRILRKEGIQLQRHRSWCVSTDPEFALKSADIIGLYLNPPQNALVISIDEKPSIQAIERPSGYVYTSSGQIVRGLKSTYKRHGTLNLFAALNVATGVIQSKTTVTKKRPDFQEFLDEVVADVPVDREIHVILDNYCTHKKNEEWLATHPNVNFHFTPTSASWLNQVEIWFGILSRKTLRGASFNSVEQLKQAIKDFVAAYNNNASPFVWRKREVKGSQLRNTIVNLCN